In Notolabrus celidotus isolate fNotCel1 chromosome 22, fNotCel1.pri, whole genome shotgun sequence, one genomic interval encodes:
- the LOC117806258 gene encoding protein yippee-like 5 — MGRIFLDHIGGTRLFSCANCDTILTNRSELISTRFTGATGRAFLFNKVVNLQYSEVQDRVMLTGRHMVRDVSCKNCNSKLGWIYEFATEDSQRYKEGRVILERALVRESEGFEEHVPSDNS, encoded by the exons ATGGGACGCATCTTCTTGGACCACATTGGAGGAACACGCCTCTTCTCCTGTGCCAACTGTGACACCATCCTGACCAACAGGTCTGAACTCATCTCAACGCGTTTCACAGGAGCCACAGGCAGAGCTTTCCTCTTTAACAAG GTGGTGAACCTGCAGTATAGCGAGGTTCAGGACAGAGTGAtgctgacaggcagacacatggTGAGGGATGTCAGCTGCAAGAACTGCAACAGCAAGCTTGGTTGGATCTATGAGTTTGCCACTGAGGACAGTCAGCGGTACAAGGAAGGACGTGTCATCCTGGAGAGGGCACTAGTGAGGGAGAGTGAAGGCTTTGAGGAGCATGTTCCCTCTGATAACTCATGA
- the plb1 gene encoding phospholipase B1, membrane-associated, whose amino-acid sequence MTRSALLFLAAFVGACAQLTDALNLPKYEPSTEEAEKTDTYTPVLCSPLPAPLAPSSSVHTLRPADVSALYVLGMPLTHREEASRVINRVAELLSMFNPEGVTPHVDQTSLQPRSLLEEAETLSLPLSHQVTEWKLLLLFVPADSMCACSPNVAGDIKAAVQDVKAALQLLQRKLHHTLVQVVVWGTSQQQDKCECMTDDNINQQLRKATFLKTLQDSLSNVLEDPQWQNEKSDFAAVLQSTPAILEHILDSDLNQVAVQLWANMVQPSMGQAEVTDNSLISIPCPSQERPFLRTQQNSPTNRELNTSPRTETSMGTEINCTDRSPSPTTPTSVHELRPGDLRVVAAVGDSLTAANGVGAKTDNLLLVINEYRGLSWSIGGDGNITTVTTLPNILKEFTSNLTGFSEGVGNQNSSTAFLNQAVAGAKAGDMVQQVRVLVDKMKTDSRIDFINDWKVITMFIGGNDICDFCTDSVFFSPRNVVVRIREALDILHREVPRAIVNLVELLEIVPLRELHNDKTLGCPTWFVSLVCHCILKPKEGSSELQKVRDFTAAYQLGMRELIDSGRYDTHNNFTVVLQPFLREVFLPYLEDGRPDRSYFSPDCFHLSQKAHTLMARALWNNMFEPVGNKTFTQDFTAGIELKCPSESNPFIRTAINSNYTFPGPPPTPAPVTNWGTDFSCANTAPSNSVPTSAHRIRPADIKVVAGLGDSLTAGFGAKAKNLLQLRTEYRGVSWSIGGDKQLETVTTLPNILKKFNPNIRGMSKGQGKWQSGFNVAVSGAKIAGIPGQVRRLIDLMKNDSKVDFENDWKLVTLFIGGNDLCQYCNDRATLSPQKYSQHMMTSLDMLYKEVPRMIVNVLEILELEGLRRIKRDSLGCSVLQQFVCPCFLLATEDSPELAEVKRINRELQVETEKLVYGGRYDAREDFAVVTQPFFQNTVVPLNADARPDYTYFSEDCFHFSERGHADMATALWNNMLEPVGKKQTYNDFRNSRDSLKCPTEEHPYIFTKVNSLPITSTTSVPKTDSTTSPTHHTTQPLLPECTDNVPVWLAAVLAVTGLLIGWGVTWLLLSCRARKSERKMMAAVEMKGTGF is encoded by the exons ATGACTAGATCTGCACTCCTGTTTCTGGCAGCCTTTGTTGGAGCTTGTGCTCAGCTAACAG ATGCCCTAAATTTACCAAAATATGAACCATCAACAGAAGAAGCAGAGAAG ACGGACACTTACACGCCCGTCCTCTGCTCACCTTTACCTGCCCCCTTAGCCCCATCATCCTCAG TTCACACTCTCAGACCTGCAGATGTCTCAGCTCTTTATGTCCTGGGAATGCCACTTACACACAG GGAGGAAGCATCCAGAGTGATCAACAGAGTTGCTG AGTTGCTGTCCATGTTTAACCCTGAAGGGGTCACTCCACATGTGGATCAGACCTCACTGCAGCCCAG AAGCCTGTTGGAGGAAGCAGAGACACTGTCACTACCCCTTTCACATCAG GTAACAGAATGgaagttgttgctgctgtttgtcCCAGCAGATTCCATGTGTGCCTGTTCCCCGAAT GTTGCTGgtgacattaaagctgctgtgcaGGACGTGAAAGCAGCTCTACAGCTGTTACAGAGAAAG TTGCATCACACTTTGGTTCAGGTTGTGGTCTGGGGTACAAGTCAACAGCAAGACAA GTGTGAGTGTATGACAGATGACAACATTAACCAGCAACTACGAAAAGCTACTTTTCTGAAGACACTTCAG GACTCTCTGAGCAATGTCTTGGAAGATCCACAGTGGCAGAATGAAAAGTCAGACTTTGCTGCTGTGCTACAGTCTACCCCGGCAATCCTTGAACACATCTTAGACTCT GACCTTAATCAAGTAGCTGTTCAGCTGTGGGCGAATATG GTTCAACCATCCATGGGTCAGGCAGAGGTCACGGACAACAGCCTCATTAGTATTCCCTGTCCCTCCCAG GAGCGTCCTTTCCTGCGGACGCAGCAAAACTCCCCCACTAACAGAGAGTTGAACACTTCTCCACGAACAGAAACT TCAATGGGCACTGAGATAAATTGCACAGATCGCAGTCCATCCCCCACTACACCAACCTCAG TTCATGAACTCAGACCTGGAGATCTCAGGGTGGTGGCAGCAGTGGGCGACTCATTGACA GCAGCCAATGGTGTGGGCGCAAAGACAGACAACCTTCTGTTAGTGATTAATGAGTACAGAGGACTGTCATGGAG TATTGGTGGTGATGGAAACATCACAACTGTGACCACACTGCCAA ACATCCTGAAGGAGTTTACCTCCAACCTGACCGGCTTCTCTGAGGGAGTAGGTAACCAGAACAGCTCAACAGCCTTCCTCAATCAGGCTGTGGCAGGGGCCAAGGCTGG TGATATGGTCCAACAGGTGCGTGTCCTGGTGGACAAAATGAAAACTGACTCG CGAATTGATTTCATCAATGACTGGAAAGTGATCACTATGTTTATTGGAGGCAATGACATATGTGACTTCTGCACGGACAGC GTTTTCTTCTCTCCAAGGAATGTGGTCGTTCGTATCCGTGAAGCTCTGGACATCCTCCATAGAGAA GTACCTCGTGCCATTGTTAATctggtggagctgttggagaTTGTTCCATTGCGTGAGCTGCACAATGATAAAACTCTGGGCTGTCCCACCTGGTTTGTGAG TTTAGTTTGCCACTGCATTCTGAAGCCTAAAGAGGGTTCCTCTGAACTGCAGAAGGTCAGAGACTTCACTGCAGCCTATCAG CTTGGTATGAGAGAGTTGATCGACTCTGGACGGTACGACACGCACAACAACTTCACAGTGGTACTGCAGCCCTTCTTAAGGGAGGTTTTCCTTCCCTATTTAGAG GATGGTCGACCTGATCGCTCCTACTTTTCCCCTGACTGTTTCCATCTGAGCCAGAAAGCTCACACCCTCATGGCTCGGGCTCTTTGGAACAACATG TTTGAGCCAGTGGGCAACAAGACTTTCACGCAAGACTTCACGGCTGGCATTGAGTTAAAATGTCCCTCTGAG AGTAACCCATTTATTAGGACGGCCATCAACAGCAACTACACCTTCCCAGGCCCTCCCCCTACCCCTGCTCCTGTCACA AACTGGGGAACTGACTTTTCTTGTGCCAACACAGCTCCATCTAACTCTGTGCCCACATCAG CTCACAGGATACGACCAGCTGACATCAAAGTGGTGGCTGGTCTTGGAGACTCCTTAACG GCCGGCTTTGGTGCAAAAGCAAAGAATCTCCTACAGCTTCGCACAGAGTACAGAGGAGTGTCGTGGAG CATCGGAGGAGACAAACAACTTGAGACTGTCACAACTCTACCAA ATATTCTTAAGAAGTTCAATCCTAATATCAGAGGAATGTCAAAGGGGCAGGGGAAATGGCAGAGTGGCTTCAACGTGGCTGTATCTGGAGCTAAAATAGC AGGCATTCCAGGGCAGGTCAGACGCCTGATCGACCTGATGAAAAATGACTCT AAGGTGGATTTTGAGAACGACTGGAAGCTTGTGACCCTCTTCATTGGCGGCAACGACCTGTGTCAGTACTGCAATGACAGG GCCACTTTGTCACCTCAGAAGTACAGCCAGCACATGATGACAAGCTTGGATATGCTGTATAAAGAG GTTCCTAGGATGATCGTCAATGTTTTGGAAATCCTTGAACTTGAAGGTCTTCGCAGGATCAAGAGGGATAGTCTCGGGTGCAGTGTGTTACAACA GTTCGTCTGCCCCTGCTTTTTGTTAGCAACAGAGGATTCCCCCGAGCTGGCGGAAGTGAAACGGATCAATCGGGAACTACAG GTTGAGACTGAAAAGTTGGTGTACGGAGGCCGATATGATGCCAGAGAGGACTTTGCTGTGGTCACGCAGCCATTTTTCCAGAACACCGTTGTTCCTTTGAATGCT GACGCCAGACCTGACTACACATACTTCTCTGAGGACTGCTTCCACTTCAGTGAACGGGGTCACGCTGACATGGCTACAGCCCTGTGGAATAACATG TTGGAGCCAGTGGGTAAAAAGCAGACGTACAATGACTTCAGAAACAGCAGAGACAGCCTGAAATGCCCCACAGAG gagcATCCTTACATCTTCACAAAAGTGAACAGCTTACCCATCACGTCCACCACGTCAGTACCCAAAACAGACAGCACAACTTCACCTACGCACCACACAACCCAGCCTCTCCTCCCTGAATGCACCGACAATGTGCCTGTGTGGCTCGCTGCTGTACTGGCCGTAACAGGGCTTCTGATTGGCTGGGGTGTCACCTGGCTCCTCCTTTCCTGCAGAGCAAGGAAAAGCGAGAGGAAGATGATGGCTGCAGTGGAGATGAAGGGCACTGGGTTTTAA